A portion of the Acidobacteriaceae bacterium genome contains these proteins:
- a CDS encoding 6-phosphogluconolactonase gives MPLDTAEDLIHVHIYPTREQLGAAAAAAVTAEIERLLRTQSRMRIVFAAAPSQTEMLAVLKDAALDWTRIDAFHMDEYLHLPASAEQRFGNWLKRHFFDLVPLGSVHLLDPGTDAVQAAAKYAELLNEAPIDIVCCGIGSNGHLAFNDPPANFNDPLTVKVVDLDEMCRQQQVDDRCFNALEQVPAQALTLTIPTLLSARALFCSVPGELKRAAVTATLRGPLTPECPASILRQHPHCELFLDLESAADLQPLGR, from the coding sequence TTGCCTCTTGATACTGCGGAAGACCTTATCCACGTCCACATCTACCCCACGCGCGAGCAGCTTGGCGCCGCTGCAGCAGCAGCTGTTACCGCCGAAATAGAGCGCCTGCTCCGCACCCAGAGCCGCATGCGGATCGTCTTCGCCGCCGCACCTAGTCAGACCGAGATGCTCGCCGTACTCAAGGACGCAGCCCTCGACTGGACGCGCATCGACGCATTCCACATGGACGAGTACCTGCACCTCCCGGCTTCAGCCGAACAGCGCTTTGGCAACTGGTTGAAGCGTCACTTCTTTGACCTCGTTCCTCTCGGCAGCGTGCATCTGCTCGACCCCGGAACCGACGCCGTACAGGCCGCCGCAAAGTATGCAGAGCTCCTCAACGAAGCGCCGATCGACATCGTCTGCTGCGGTATCGGCAGCAACGGCCACCTCGCGTTCAACGATCCGCCTGCAAACTTCAACGACCCCCTTACGGTGAAGGTCGTCGACCTGGACGAGATGTGTCGTCAGCAGCAGGTGGATGACCGCTGCTTCAACGCCCTGGAGCAGGTGCCCGCGCAGGCCCTCACCCTCACCATTCCCACCCTCCTCAGCGCCCGCGCACTCTTCTGCTCGGTCCCTGGGGAGTTGAAGCGTGCTGCTGTCACCGCTACGCTGCGTGGTCCGCTCACCCCGGAATGTCCCGCGTCTATCCTCCGCCAGCACCCGCACTGCGAGCTCTTTCTTGACCTTGAATCAGCCGCAGACCTGCAGCCTTTGGGACGCTAG
- a CDS encoding Na+:solute symporter, translating into MNSIPMSGADWIVLGLYFLGMLAVGLWARTKVKSASDFFTAGGEMPWWLSGISHHMSGYSSAVFVGYAAIAYTSGFTIYVWWACTIAIALLVGYKIFPPRWARLRRRTGMISPLEYLVTRYNLPTQQLLAWSGTLLKVFDVGAKWTATAILLNVFAHVPIAEGVLLTGGVTLVYSVVGGLWADALTDFSQFVIQLIAGVAMLVAVLRHLGGASALWTMWSRLPAEHHHAFTGPYTPWFAVVFLLINTLSYNGGTWNLAQRFIAAPTGREAEKAALLSALLYLVWPLVLLFPMWAAPILLPHLANPADSYALLAQTLLPHGLLGLVIAGLFAHTMAMTSSDANAISAVVVRDILPALRKDRLRPSDKTQLLAGRICTFLFLATSMVIAIFADHFGGVLGLLILWFAALLGPIAVPMLLGMLTPFRRSGPLAAISAWAGGVLVFAFVHALLSHHAILVSADSAMSISVGAPLLTSLSLFFALGWLFPSRQPTAALLLASLDDDTDHPEAFALDLNSLPRERHDLAS; encoded by the coding sequence ATGAACTCGATTCCCATGAGCGGCGCTGACTGGATCGTGCTGGGGCTTTACTTCCTCGGCATGCTTGCGGTCGGCTTGTGGGCCCGCACCAAGGTGAAGAGCGCGAGCGACTTTTTCACCGCGGGTGGCGAGATGCCATGGTGGCTCTCCGGCATCTCGCATCATATGTCCGGCTATAGCTCTGCGGTCTTCGTGGGATACGCTGCCATCGCCTACACCTCGGGCTTTACCATCTACGTCTGGTGGGCATGCACCATCGCCATTGCACTGTTGGTCGGCTATAAGATCTTCCCGCCGCGCTGGGCACGCCTGCGTAGGCGCACCGGCATGATCTCGCCGCTCGAGTATCTTGTAACCCGTTACAACCTGCCTACGCAGCAACTGCTTGCCTGGAGCGGCACGTTGCTCAAGGTCTTCGACGTCGGCGCAAAGTGGACCGCCACCGCCATCCTGCTGAACGTCTTCGCCCACGTTCCTATCGCAGAAGGCGTGTTGCTCACTGGTGGCGTCACGCTGGTCTATTCGGTCGTCGGCGGTTTGTGGGCAGACGCTCTCACCGACTTCAGCCAGTTCGTCATCCAGTTGATCGCGGGCGTCGCCATGCTCGTCGCTGTCCTGCGCCACCTCGGCGGGGCCTCCGCTCTCTGGACGATGTGGAGCCGCCTTCCTGCGGAGCATCATCACGCCTTCACCGGGCCCTATACGCCGTGGTTTGCCGTGGTCTTTCTGCTCATCAACACGCTCTCGTACAACGGTGGCACCTGGAACCTTGCGCAGCGCTTCATCGCTGCCCCTACCGGGCGCGAAGCGGAGAAAGCAGCGCTACTCTCTGCTCTGCTCTATCTCGTCTGGCCTTTGGTGTTGCTCTTTCCCATGTGGGCCGCGCCCATCCTGCTTCCGCATCTGGCAAACCCTGCAGACTCCTACGCTCTGCTGGCGCAAACGCTTCTTCCGCATGGCCTGCTGGGGCTCGTCATCGCCGGGCTCTTCGCCCACACCATGGCGATGACCTCTTCCGATGCGAACGCCATCTCCGCCGTCGTAGTGCGTGACATTCTGCCTGCCCTGCGGAAAGACCGCCTGCGCCCCAGCGACAAGACGCAACTACTCGCCGGCCGCATCTGCACCTTTCTTTTCCTGGCCACGAGCATGGTGATCGCCATCTTCGCGGACCACTTCGGCGGCGTGCTCGGCCTGCTCATTCTCTGGTTCGCTGCTTTGCTCGGCCCCATCGCGGTTCCCATGCTGCTCGGCATGTTGACGCCCTTCCGCCGCAGTGGCCCACTCGCAGCGATCTCTGCCTGGGCTGGTGGCGTGCTGGTGTTCGCCTTTGTTCATGCGCTGTTGTCGCACCATGCCATCCTCGTCAGCGCCGACAGCGCGATGTCGATCAGCGTCGGCGCACCGCTGCTCACTTCGCTGTCTCTGTTCTTTGCCCTGGGCTGGCTTTTCCCTTCGCGCCAGCCCACCGCTGCTTTGCTGCTGGCTTCGCTCGATGACGACACCGATCATCCCGAAGCCTTTGCACTTGATCTGAACTCTTTGCCTCGTGAAAGACATGACCTTGCCTCTTGA
- a CDS encoding MFS transporter — MNDQQLVEMEESMQHTKQNPTLALWASAIGFGVEGFDLLLLVFLLAPISAEFGLSTTRAASLMTGTLIGAVTGGILFGLLGDIYGRVRVLTWTILCFGFFTALCAFAHGYWQLLAFRSFAGLGFGGEFGVGLALVAETWPAEMRARVSSYVALGGQVGILAAAFSTPWLLPHIGWRGMFLLGVFPVLLSFGLRRFIPEPAEFVAAQRHKRTESPITALFRDRLTTKHSIGLIILCSIQQVGYYGLMTWLPYYLMSKHGLALTKSAVWTGVTVIGMSCGIWVFGQLADRIGRRPVFLVFMTGAAVMVVVYSHLQSPTALLFGGAVMGIFVNGMLGGYGTLISDLYPSEVRSTAQNLFFNIGRAIGGLGPLMIGAMAARYSFTVAIGILSVLYVLDMAALIFLLPETGPSAQTPVKA; from the coding sequence GTGAACGATCAGCAACTGGTAGAGATGGAAGAGAGCATGCAGCACACAAAGCAGAATCCCACGCTTGCTCTGTGGGCCTCTGCCATCGGCTTCGGTGTCGAAGGCTTCGACCTTCTTCTGCTCGTCTTTCTGCTCGCGCCCATCTCCGCAGAGTTCGGCCTGTCGACCACACGCGCCGCTTCGCTGATGACCGGAACACTTATCGGCGCAGTCACCGGCGGCATCCTCTTCGGCTTGCTTGGCGACATCTATGGTCGCGTCCGCGTCCTTACCTGGACGATCCTCTGCTTCGGCTTCTTTACCGCGCTCTGCGCCTTTGCGCATGGCTACTGGCAACTGCTCGCCTTTCGTTCTTTCGCCGGTCTCGGCTTCGGTGGCGAGTTCGGTGTCGGGCTCGCGCTCGTCGCTGAAACCTGGCCCGCTGAGATGCGCGCACGCGTCTCCAGCTACGTCGCCCTCGGTGGCCAGGTCGGCATTTTGGCCGCGGCGTTCTCGACGCCCTGGCTGCTGCCGCACATCGGCTGGCGCGGCATGTTCCTGCTCGGCGTCTTTCCCGTGCTGCTCTCCTTCGGCCTGCGCCGCTTCATTCCCGAACCTGCGGAGTTTGTCGCCGCCCAGCGCCACAAGCGCACAGAGTCGCCCATCACCGCGCTCTTTCGCGACCGCCTCACCACGAAGCACAGCATTGGCCTGATCATCCTGTGTTCCATCCAGCAGGTCGGCTATTACGGCCTCATGACCTGGCTGCCGTATTACCTCATGTCGAAGCACGGCCTCGCGCTCACCAAGTCAGCCGTGTGGACGGGCGTCACCGTCATCGGTATGAGCTGCGGCATCTGGGTCTTTGGCCAACTTGCAGACCGCATCGGCCGCCGCCCTGTCTTCCTTGTCTTCATGACCGGCGCAGCCGTCATGGTGGTGGTGTACTCGCACCTGCAATCGCCGACAGCGTTGCTCTTCGGCGGCGCGGTCATGGGCATCTTCGTCAACGGAATGCTTGGCGGCTACGGCACGCTGATCTCGGACTTGTATCCCAGCGAAGTCCGCTCCACCGCGCAGAATCTCTTCTTCAACATCGGGCGAGCCATCGGAGGTCTTGGCCCGTTGATGATCGGAGCGATGGCCGCGCGTTACTCCTTCACCGTCGCCATCGGCATCCTCTCCGTGCTTTACGTTCTGGATATGGCCGCGCTCATCTTCCTCCTGCCTGAGACAGGCCCCAGCGCCCAAACGCCTGTAAAGGCCTAA
- a CDS encoding nucleoside phosphorylase, translated as MTQPTENTRKASTPWKDDRPPHLPCKRGELPAAVLFPGDPGRVDRFATLLDGFRIVGQNREYRIGVGKYRGVELGVCSTGIGGPSTEIAMVEAAGLGCRYALRVGGTGALRAEIPLGALLVVNKALRGGGAASFYAAGDIAATADPAILAALQFAASQRGVEPIRATVASTDSYYLAQGRPVAQIASDPEALLAQYRERGADALDMEAETVLVVGKAVGMHAGALLAVHANRATDGWLEDFGPAQNTMLSVGCEALVQLLLAEGL; from the coding sequence GTGACGCAGCCAACAGAGAACACGCGAAAAGCCAGCACACCGTGGAAGGACGATCGTCCTCCACACCTTCCCTGCAAACGCGGCGAGTTGCCCGCAGCCGTGCTCTTCCCGGGTGATCCTGGAAGAGTTGACCGCTTTGCTACGTTGCTCGATGGCTTTCGCATCGTTGGGCAGAACCGCGAGTATCGCATTGGTGTGGGCAAGTATCGCGGCGTGGAGCTGGGTGTCTGCTCGACCGGCATCGGCGGGCCTTCGACCGAGATCGCGATGGTCGAAGCGGCAGGGCTTGGCTGCCGCTATGCGCTGCGAGTAGGCGGCACAGGCGCGCTGCGCGCAGAGATTCCGCTGGGCGCGTTGCTCGTGGTGAACAAAGCGTTGCGTGGCGGAGGAGCTGCGAGCTTCTACGCGGCTGGCGACATTGCCGCAACGGCTGATCCAGCGATCCTGGCTGCGTTGCAGTTTGCGGCCTCGCAGCGTGGGGTTGAGCCGATCAGAGCGACGGTGGCTTCGACCGACAGCTACTACCTTGCCCAGGGGCGGCCGGTGGCACAGATCGCCAGTGATCCCGAGGCGTTGCTGGCACAGTATCGCGAGCGCGGTGCGGATGCGTTGGACATGGAGGCCGAGACGGTGCTCGTCGTGGGCAAAGCTGTGGGAATGCACGCGGGGGCGTTGTTGGCGGTTCATGCAAATCGTGCCACCGATGGATGGCTGGAAGACTTCGGCCCAGCGCAGAACACGATGCTCAGCGTGGGCTGCGAGGCGCTGGTGCAATTGTTGCTTGCGGAAGGCTTGTAA
- a CDS encoding DUF1501 domain-containing protein: MFAGNPKDRRHFIKSLAGASMLLPGLLQELLAQEVVSQPDPSNPLAARKPMFPAKAKRVIFLYMSGGTSHVDTFDHKPKLIRDTGKAYKGDYLSAPRWEFKRYSKADTMVSSLFPHVGSMMEDICVINSMRNDFPNHVQAVMGLHGGSVVQQRPSMGSWVSYGLGTENQNLPSFMVLAPEMPYGGSLVWDANFLPACYQGVHVDDPTNPIPNMHASDLREVQDKELGLINYFNTKHESTRESDRMLAARIKSFETAHGMQVQAPEAFDLTKESDATLKMYGLERGSTKGFAWQCLMARRLAERGVRFIELIDIGSLQLVNWDAHADMQTHVPLARNVDQPIAALLQDLKLRGMLDETLVVWSTEFGRTPGDPNPQAKGRAHHSKCYSSWMAGGGIKGGITYGASDDYGYEIAENQCHVHDLHATMLHQLGIDHTKLTYKHAGRDYRLTDVSGHVIKDILV, encoded by the coding sequence ATGTTTGCAGGGAATCCGAAGGATCGTCGCCACTTCATCAAATCGCTCGCCGGGGCCTCCATGTTGCTGCCTGGGCTGTTGCAGGAGTTGCTTGCGCAGGAGGTCGTCTCGCAGCCGGACCCGTCCAATCCGCTTGCCGCGCGCAAGCCCATGTTTCCTGCCAAGGCTAAGCGCGTGATCTTCCTCTACATGAGCGGCGGCACCTCGCACGTAGACACCTTTGACCACAAGCCAAAGCTCATTCGCGATACCGGAAAGGCGTACAAGGGCGACTACCTGTCCGCGCCGCGCTGGGAGTTCAAGCGTTACTCCAAAGCCGACACGATGGTCAGCTCGCTCTTCCCGCACGTCGGTTCGATGATGGAAGACATCTGCGTCATCAACTCGATGCGCAACGATTTTCCAAATCATGTGCAGGCCGTCATGGGACTGCATGGTGGCTCGGTCGTACAGCAGCGCCCGAGCATGGGCTCGTGGGTCAGCTACGGCCTCGGTACAGAAAATCAGAACCTGCCTTCGTTCATGGTGCTCGCGCCAGAGATGCCCTACGGTGGCTCGCTCGTGTGGGATGCGAACTTTCTCCCCGCCTGCTATCAGGGCGTGCACGTCGACGATCCGACAAACCCGATCCCCAATATGCACGCCTCTGACCTGCGCGAAGTGCAGGACAAAGAGCTTGGCCTGATCAACTACTTCAACACGAAGCATGAATCGACCCGCGAGAGCGATCGCATGCTCGCCGCACGCATCAAGAGCTTCGAAACCGCACACGGCATGCAGGTGCAGGCTCCCGAGGCGTTCGACCTCACCAAGGAGAGCGACGCCACGTTGAAGATGTATGGCCTCGAGCGCGGCAGCACCAAAGGCTTCGCGTGGCAGTGCCTCATGGCTCGTCGACTTGCCGAACGCGGCGTTCGCTTCATTGAGCTGATCGACATTGGCTCGCTGCAGCTCGTGAACTGGGACGCACACGCCGACATGCAAACTCACGTTCCACTTGCCCGCAACGTCGATCAACCCATCGCAGCCTTGCTGCAGGACCTGAAGCTGCGCGGCATGCTGGACGAAACGCTGGTCGTCTGGTCTACCGAGTTTGGCCGTACGCCCGGCGACCCCAACCCGCAGGCCAAAGGCCGCGCGCACCACTCAAAGTGCTACAGCTCATGGATGGCCGGCGGCGGCATCAAGGGCGGCATCACCTACGGGGCATCGGACGATTACGGCTACGAGATTGCTGAAAACCAGTGCCATGTCCATGACCTTCATGCGACCATGCTGCATCAACTCGGCATCGACCACACCAAGCTGACGTACAAACACGCGGGCCGCGACTACCGGCTGACAGACGTCTCCGGCCACGTCATCAAGGACATTCTTGTCTGA
- a CDS encoding DUF1553 domain-containing protein: MMIRRSPGVLQRRSFFAIGRIRISRMAAVAAGCLLVSAVGVAQTAAATDASRAQAVFQQSCYTCHTAKMKGGLRVDSVAAMQKGGESGPAIVLGDPDASLLLKAMRYKDQDLQMPPKGKLPDADIDAVAAWIKAGAPDLQASPEATGSAPGASLASAKEQYFENKVRPLLAANCYGCHTSRAAGGLRLDSRQAILTGGKDGPAVDLQNPDKSLLLTAVHYLDRNLQMPPKKPLDATQVAVLDQWIKDGMIWPAGDERMNAVVTEKDRKFWSYQLPVMPKLPEEKSSWAYNDIDRFLLAKMDAEHLTPVADADKRTLIRRVTFDLTGLPPKSEEIAAFLHDKSPNAYEKLVDRLLASKSYGERWGRMWMDVVRYSDTTGEGADYPIPEMYKYRDYIVASFNEDKPYDRFIREQLAGDLLPYSSEPEHWNNIVATGYLANANRYEDHVSDTVDNVGYAYLGTSIACARCHDHKFDPIPTADYYGIYGIFASTVYSSSGAEESRYERNMVYRDPNVVKSQKYTDFEAQLKPIADSIHAVHQLPYFDDVLPALEARRMALFANVPQFEDAYAVMEGKPHDEYIQHLGDKKNLGDKVPRHFLQVLGNWQMPAGTKDSGRLELANWIASDKNPLTARVMVNRLWQGHFGVGLVATPNDFGSRGTAPSNQPLLDYLAVTFMQHGWSMKAIQREMVLSHAYRLSSDDSEANSKLDPDDIALWRHARSRMDAEEIRDAMLQTSGVLDKSPAGEQPFPPEGEWNYSGHVPFHAIYETNRRTLYVMTQRSRRHPYLGIFDGADSTMSIGTRDHSITPLQSLYFMNGDFTKQCAAKLTTAILNEHLSPDQQINRAFLLLYGRSASKEEIAHAQEFLHSVSAIYKQHGKPATEGSTTGIHQVAMSTSPQTAAEPLSENEAYTQAFGNFIQALYASNEFMFLD, translated from the coding sequence ATGATGATTCGACGTTCCCCTGGTGTTCTTCAGCGCCGGAGCTTCTTCGCTATTGGCCGCATTCGCATCTCGCGCATGGCGGCGGTAGCGGCTGGCTGCCTTCTTGTTTCTGCAGTAGGCGTTGCTCAAACAGCAGCAGCCACGGACGCCTCGCGCGCGCAGGCCGTCTTTCAGCAGAGCTGCTACACCTGCCACACCGCGAAGATGAAGGGTGGCCTGCGTGTGGACTCTGTTGCCGCGATGCAGAAGGGCGGCGAGAGTGGCCCAGCAATCGTTCTCGGGGACCCCGACGCAAGTCTTCTGCTCAAGGCCATGCGCTACAAGGATCAAGACCTGCAGATGCCGCCGAAGGGCAAGCTCCCTGACGCTGACATTGATGCCGTCGCAGCCTGGATTAAAGCTGGAGCTCCCGATCTGCAAGCCTCGCCGGAAGCTACAGGTAGCGCTCCCGGCGCAAGCCTCGCCTCGGCCAAGGAGCAGTACTTCGAGAACAAGGTTCGTCCTTTGCTCGCGGCGAACTGCTATGGCTGTCACACCAGCCGCGCCGCAGGCGGGCTGCGTCTCGACTCGCGTCAGGCCATCCTGACCGGCGGCAAGGACGGCCCGGCAGTCGACCTGCAGAACCCTGACAAGAGCCTTCTGCTCACCGCCGTGCATTACCTCGATCGGAACCTGCAGATGCCGCCGAAGAAGCCTCTGGACGCAACGCAGGTGGCAGTGCTCGATCAGTGGATCAAGGATGGCATGATCTGGCCCGCGGGCGACGAGCGCATGAACGCTGTCGTCACCGAGAAGGACCGCAAATTCTGGTCCTATCAACTCCCCGTGATGCCGAAGCTGCCCGAGGAGAAATCCTCCTGGGCTTACAACGACATCGACCGTTTCCTGCTGGCGAAGATGGACGCCGAGCATCTGACGCCTGTGGCCGACGCAGACAAACGCACGCTGATTCGTCGCGTGACGTTTGACCTTACCGGCCTGCCTCCGAAGTCCGAAGAGATTGCCGCGTTCCTGCACGACAAATCGCCTAACGCTTACGAGAAGCTCGTCGATCGCCTGCTCGCGTCGAAGTCCTACGGCGAGCGCTGGGGGCGTATGTGGATGGACGTCGTGCGCTACTCCGACACCACTGGCGAAGGCGCGGATTATCCGATCCCCGAAATGTATAAGTATCGCGACTACATCGTCGCGTCCTTCAACGAAGACAAGCCCTACGACCGCTTCATCCGCGAGCAGCTCGCAGGCGACCTTCTCCCCTACAGCTCTGAGCCGGAGCACTGGAACAACATCGTCGCCACCGGCTACCTCGCCAACGCTAACCGTTACGAAGACCATGTTTCGGATACGGTCGATAACGTCGGCTACGCGTATCTCGGCACGTCCATCGCCTGCGCGCGCTGTCATGATCACAAGTTCGACCCCATCCCGACGGCTGACTACTACGGCATCTACGGCATCTTCGCCAGCACGGTCTACTCCAGTTCTGGCGCGGAAGAATCTCGCTACGAACGCAACATGGTCTACCGCGACCCGAACGTCGTGAAATCGCAGAAGTACACCGACTTCGAAGCGCAGTTGAAGCCCATCGCGGACTCGATTCACGCCGTGCACCAGCTCCCGTACTTCGACGACGTTCTGCCTGCGCTCGAAGCTCGCCGTATGGCACTTTTCGCCAACGTCCCGCAGTTTGAGGACGCCTATGCGGTCATGGAAGGCAAGCCGCACGACGAGTACATTCAGCACCTCGGCGATAAGAAGAACCTCGGTGACAAAGTCCCACGCCACTTCCTGCAAGTGCTCGGCAACTGGCAGATGCCTGCAGGAACGAAGGACAGCGGCCGTCTGGAACTCGCCAACTGGATCGCTTCCGACAAGAATCCGCTGACCGCTCGCGTGATGGTGAATCGCCTGTGGCAAGGTCACTTCGGCGTAGGCCTTGTCGCCACGCCCAATGACTTTGGCTCACGCGGCACTGCTCCTAGCAACCAGCCGCTGCTGGATTATCTTGCCGTCACCTTCATGCAGCACGGTTGGTCGATGAAGGCGATACAGCGTGAAATGGTTCTCTCACATGCCTATCGCCTGTCGAGTGATGACTCGGAAGCGAACAGCAAGCTCGACCCCGATGACATTGCTCTATGGCGGCACGCGCGTAGCCGCATGGACGCCGAGGAGATTCGCGACGCCATGCTGCAAACCTCCGGCGTACTCGATAAATCGCCAGCAGGGGAGCAGCCGTTCCCTCCCGAAGGCGAGTGGAACTACTCCGGCCACGTCCCCTTCCACGCCATCTACGAAACCAACCGGCGAACGCTCTACGTCATGACGCAGCGCAGCCGTCGCCATCCGTATCTTGGCATCTTCGACGGCGCCGACAGCACGATGAGTATAGGCACGCGCGATCACAGCATCACGCCGCTACAGTCGCTCTACTTCATGAACGGCGACTTCACCAAGCAGTGCGCCGCGAAGCTCACGACCGCCATTCTGAACGAGCATCTATCGCCCGATCAACAGATCAACCGTGCGTTCCTGCTGCTCTATGGCCGCAGCGCTTCGAAGGAAGAGATCGCTCACGCGCAGGAGTTTCTGCACTCGGTCTCTGCCATCTACAAGCAGCACGGTAAGCCTGCAACCGAAGGCAGCACCACCGGCATTCACCAGGTCGCAATGTCGACTTCGCCACAGACTGCAGCAGAACCACTCAGCGAAAACGAAGCCTACACGCAGGCGTTTGGAAACTTCATCCAGGCGCTCTATGCCAGCAACGAATTCATGTTCCTCGACTAA